A genome region from Nocardiopsis exhalans includes the following:
- a CDS encoding DUF397 domain-containing protein: protein MTFDEAEQMGWRKSSYSGGGGGNCVEVGWHKSSYSGSAGGNCVEVAEGQKVLVRDTQHREHGYLSFQGGEWSSLLSTLKR from the coding sequence GTGACTTTTGACGAGGCCGAGCAGATGGGCTGGCGCAAGTCCAGCTACTCGGGTGGCGGCGGTGGCAACTGTGTTGAGGTTGGCTGGCACAAGAGCAGCTACTCCGGAAGCGCTGGAGGCAACTGCGTGGAGGTCGCGGAAGGACAGAAGGTCCTGGTCCGCGACACCCAGCACAGGGAACACGGCTACCTCTCCTTTCAGGGTGGCGAGTGGTCCAGTCTCCTGAGCACTCTCAAGCGCTGA
- a CDS encoding NUDIX domain-containing protein, producing the protein MDTAQPRSAPSRGAVALIENSRGELLLHLRDDIPDIAWPGRWSALGGGCDPDESPRETIVRELDEEAGLAVDDLVELFEVPDPGGSSDVVTVFAATWNGDARELPLTEGVKLDWFHPDRLGSLSLPLFLREALRRYLGD; encoded by the coding sequence ATGGACACCGCTCAGCCACGGTCCGCACCCTCGCGCGGTGCCGTCGCCCTCATCGAGAACTCCCGCGGGGAGCTCCTCCTCCACCTGCGCGACGACATCCCGGATATCGCCTGGCCCGGCCGCTGGTCCGCGCTCGGCGGGGGCTGCGACCCGGACGAGAGCCCCAGGGAGACCATCGTCCGCGAACTCGACGAGGAGGCCGGGCTCGCCGTCGACGACCTGGTCGAGCTCTTCGAGGTGCCCGACCCCGGCGGGTCGAGTGACGTCGTCACCGTGTTCGCGGCCACCTGGAACGGCGACGCCCGGGAGCTGCCCCTCACCGAGGGCGTCAAGCTCGACTGGTTCCACCCCGACCGCCTGGGTTCCCTGAGCCTGCCCCTGTTCCTGCGGGAAGCGCTCCGCAGATACCTCGGGGACTGA
- a CDS encoding permease-like cell division protein FtsX gives MPLPRTLTALTAAPLLLVSATGCGLIPVQHSKELTVVMCAEESTEPVCVENGPATEEEREAVEELLDQTAEVVVYRFLTEGEVFDELTGQGESAEDLRPGDFASRYVIELQESEQREELASALSEQCGVGEVFFTEDPADPDVAFPGSAQGC, from the coding sequence ATGCCCCTGCCCCGAACCCTGACCGCGTTGACCGCTGCCCCTCTGCTGTTGGTGTCCGCCACCGGGTGCGGCCTGATCCCGGTTCAGCACAGCAAGGAGCTCACCGTCGTCATGTGCGCGGAAGAGTCCACGGAACCGGTGTGCGTGGAGAACGGTCCCGCCACCGAGGAAGAGCGAGAGGCTGTCGAGGAGCTGCTGGACCAGACCGCCGAGGTGGTCGTCTACCGCTTCCTCACCGAGGGGGAGGTCTTCGATGAGCTCACCGGACAGGGGGAGTCGGCCGAAGACCTGCGGCCGGGCGACTTCGCGTCCCGGTACGTCATCGAGCTCCAGGAGAGCGAGCAGCGAGAGGAGCTCGCTTCGGCCCTCTCGGAGCAGTGCGGGGTCGGGGAGGTCTTCTTCACGGAAGACCCCGCCGACCCCGACGTTGCCTTCCCTGGCTCGGCCCAGGGCTGCTGA
- a CDS encoding aminoglycoside phosphotransferase family protein: MRTPPAEVAITPELVRQLLREQHPDLAELPLAVVANGWDNTILTLGERLCVRMPRRAAAERLVVNEQRWLPQIAERVGVPVSAPLRVGRPGPDYPWHWSVNPWFEGRTAAEVPVGERSDLVGPLALFLSRLHVPAPGDAPENPFRGVPLGVRESKLRERVADSGIPRSAELLALWEKLVDTPEWTGPALWLHGDLHPANILVSTEARTRAEGRLSLTAVLDFGDLTSGDPASDLAVAWMTFTPQDRARLRAELDRLASTGEHVTGLDDHTWQRARAWAILYAALLAASAEEYPLLGAMGDHTITQLLDT; encoded by the coding sequence ATGCGTACGCCTCCCGCCGAAGTGGCCATCACCCCCGAACTCGTTCGCCAGCTCCTGCGCGAGCAGCACCCCGACCTCGCCGAACTACCCCTGGCCGTGGTCGCCAACGGCTGGGACAACACGATCCTGACCCTGGGCGAGCGGCTGTGCGTGCGGATGCCCCGGCGCGCGGCGGCCGAGCGGCTGGTCGTGAACGAGCAGCGGTGGCTGCCCCAGATCGCCGAACGCGTGGGCGTGCCCGTCTCGGCCCCGCTACGCGTGGGGCGTCCCGGCCCCGACTACCCCTGGCACTGGTCGGTGAACCCGTGGTTCGAGGGCCGCACCGCCGCCGAGGTGCCGGTCGGCGAGCGGTCCGACCTGGTCGGACCGCTCGCCCTCTTCCTGTCCCGGCTGCACGTGCCCGCGCCCGGGGACGCCCCCGAGAACCCGTTCCGGGGCGTCCCCCTGGGCGTACGCGAGTCCAAGCTGCGCGAGCGCGTCGCCGACAGCGGCATCCCCCGCTCGGCGGAACTGCTCGCCCTGTGGGAGAAGCTGGTCGACACCCCCGAATGGACCGGGCCGGCGCTCTGGCTGCACGGCGACCTGCACCCGGCCAACATCCTGGTGAGTACCGAGGCGCGCACCCGCGCCGAGGGCCGCCTGTCCCTGACCGCGGTCCTGGACTTCGGCGACCTGACCTCCGGCGACCCCGCCTCCGACCTCGCCGTCGCCTGGATGACCTTCACCCCGCAGGACCGCGCCCGCCTGCGCGCCGAACTGGACCGGCTGGCGAGCACCGGCGAACACGTGACCGGCCTCGACGACCACACCTGGCAGCGCGCCCGCGCCTGGGCGATCCTCTACGCCGCCCTGCTGGCCGCCAGTGCCGAGGAGTACCCGCTGCTGGGGGCTATGGGAGACCACACCATCACCCAGCTGCTGGACACGTAA
- a CDS encoding TetR family transcriptional regulator — MAHWREQKRERTRNALREAAFRLFAEHGYEDTTVARIAAEAGVSHMTFFRYFPTKEDVVLRDDYDPLLEELIRAEPPDKPALRRVRDAVMSAVPAVYAREREALLLRSRLLLTTPALRSRMGESMDGSRSAFERGLSDPEAAAAPPMAARVVASACTAALATAITVWVEQDGETDLPALMEQAFDALENPGARNG; from the coding sequence ATGGCGCACTGGCGTGAGCAGAAACGGGAGCGCACCCGGAACGCACTGCGGGAGGCGGCGTTCCGGCTGTTCGCCGAACACGGGTACGAGGACACGACCGTCGCCAGGATCGCGGCCGAGGCGGGCGTCTCGCACATGACGTTCTTCCGGTACTTCCCCACCAAGGAGGACGTCGTCCTGCGGGACGACTACGACCCCCTGCTCGAAGAGCTGATTCGGGCCGAACCACCGGACAAACCCGCGTTGCGTCGCGTGCGGGACGCGGTGATGAGCGCTGTGCCCGCCGTCTACGCACGTGAGCGGGAGGCCCTGCTGCTGAGGTCCCGGCTGCTGCTGACCACCCCGGCCCTGCGTTCCCGCATGGGGGAGAGCATGGACGGGTCACGCAGCGCCTTCGAGAGGGGACTCAGCGACCCGGAGGCGGCCGCAGCGCCGCCGATGGCCGCCCGCGTGGTCGCGTCCGCCTGCACCGCCGCGCTCGCCACCGCCATCACCGTCTGGGTCGAACAGGACGGTGAGACGGACCTGCCCGCACTCATGGAGCAGGCCTTCGACGCCCTCGAAAACCCCGGAGCCCGCAATGGCTGA
- a CDS encoding fluoroquinolone export ABC transporter permease subunit, which translates to MNRLAGAFALEAKVLWRYGVVAIAAVLAALWTGLLLALPASGAQALVPYLLFLDTAGFGALFAVALLMFERVEGTDAARAVTPVSPGEAALVRVGALALPAVAMALPMIAVTAPQGRLWGALGHATAGVALTSVLLVAACLGLGALTRTLQGALLATAPVIAPLVAVPLLHLAGVVQSPLLWAVPTTAGAELISRGLTARDGIPEGPGWAVALVYAVVSATALCWWAARQSTVTGEERAGRGGRPPAGRAPRRGPAARARSGPYAGPGRRVHPVLALARYELVGGRRDPLLLAVALAPLPLALVLRWAYPAIAEYLRSAHGFDPAPHACAVFGALVLLHVPVMVGSVVALRVTEDVDDRVLLVLRVSPLSLPAYFGFRTGTALLLALVGLAIAVPVSGLGPQVSPGLVTAVLLAALFAPLVVLATAAFAGNKVEALVVVKGVAAVSVLVPVLLWVLPGLWWSPLLVLPPTWSLLALPGYPGDAVPPWTVLLGGLVTAAAAALALIRRMRSRLLG; encoded by the coding sequence GTGAACCGGCTCGCGGGCGCGTTCGCGCTTGAGGCGAAGGTGCTGTGGCGGTACGGGGTCGTGGCGATCGCCGCCGTCCTCGCCGCGCTCTGGACCGGACTGCTGCTGGCGCTACCCGCCTCGGGCGCCCAGGCCCTGGTTCCCTACCTCCTGTTCCTGGACACCGCCGGGTTCGGGGCGCTGTTCGCGGTCGCCCTGCTCATGTTCGAACGGGTCGAGGGAACCGACGCCGCCCGCGCGGTCACCCCCGTCAGCCCAGGAGAAGCCGCACTCGTGCGCGTGGGGGCGCTGGCCCTGCCCGCCGTCGCCATGGCCCTGCCGATGATCGCGGTGACCGCGCCGCAGGGGCGGTTGTGGGGCGCGCTCGGGCACGCCACGGCCGGGGTCGCGCTGACCTCGGTCCTGCTGGTGGCCGCCTGCCTGGGGCTGGGCGCGCTCACCCGAACCCTCCAGGGCGCCCTGCTCGCCACGGCTCCGGTCATCGCCCCGCTCGTCGCGGTTCCGCTGCTGCACCTGGCCGGTGTCGTCCAGAGCCCGCTGCTGTGGGCCGTGCCCACCACCGCGGGCGCCGAACTGATCAGCCGGGGCCTGACCGCTCGGGACGGGATACCGGAGGGGCCCGGCTGGGCGGTGGCGCTGGTGTACGCGGTCGTCTCCGCGACGGCCCTGTGCTGGTGGGCGGCCCGGCAGAGCACCGTCACCGGGGAGGAGAGGGCGGGCCGGGGCGGCCGGCCCCCTGCGGGTCGCGCCCCCCGCAGGGGGCCCGCCGCCCGGGCGCGTTCGGGGCCTTACGCCGGGCCCGGCCGGCGGGTCCACCCGGTCCTGGCCCTGGCCCGGTACGAACTCGTCGGCGGGCGGCGCGACCCGCTTCTGCTGGCGGTGGCCCTGGCGCCCCTGCCCCTGGCACTGGTCCTGCGGTGGGCCTATCCGGCGATCGCCGAGTACCTGCGGTCCGCCCACGGTTTCGATCCCGCGCCGCACGCCTGCGCTGTGTTCGGCGCACTGGTCCTGCTGCACGTGCCGGTGATGGTCGGCAGCGTGGTGGCGCTGCGCGTGACGGAGGACGTCGACGACCGCGTCCTGCTGGTGCTGCGCGTCTCCCCGCTGTCCCTGCCCGCCTATTTCGGGTTCCGGACGGGGACGGCCCTCCTTCTCGCCCTGGTCGGACTGGCGATCGCCGTTCCCGTCTCGGGGCTGGGCCCGCAGGTGTCGCCGGGTCTGGTCACCGCCGTGCTGCTCGCCGCGCTGTTCGCACCCCTGGTGGTGTTGGCCACCGCCGCGTTCGCGGGCAACAAGGTCGAGGCGCTGGTCGTGGTCAAGGGGGTGGCGGCCGTGTCCGTCCTGGTCCCGGTACTGCTCTGGGTGCTGCCCGGACTCTGGTGGTCTCCGCTACTGGTCCTGCCGCCCACATGGTCTCTGCTGGCCCTGCCCGGGTATCCGGGCGACGCGGTCCCTCCGTGGACCGTCCTGCTCGGCGGGCTCGTGACCGCTGCGGCCGCCGCCCTGGCCCTGATCCGGCGGATGAGGTCGCGCCTGCTCGGATGA
- a CDS encoding helix-turn-helix domain-containing protein — protein MAELTRLRDSSGLSRAQVAERIGITDSTLWRYETGMTRPKPGDVAILLDVYGVHGAEREELIEMAKHARKRGWWHRHRQALKPGFDSYIGLEAAASVVRTFQTSVVPGILQTEAYARAVIEQTAISSAPDMVDEKVLVRMSRQELITREDAPLQVVAILDEAVLRRQVGGPETMHEQLQRLIALAQHPNVTIRVVPFAHGAHPGLDGQFNLLEFPEQADPDLVYLEQAGSGLVPEDPEEVRRYTLMFGSLLGRALKANESLSFMRGLLSDDQ, from the coding sequence ATGGCTGAGCTGACTCGGCTACGCGACAGCTCGGGGCTCTCCAGAGCCCAGGTCGCCGAACGCATCGGGATCACCGACAGCACACTGTGGCGCTACGAGACCGGTATGACCCGCCCCAAACCCGGGGACGTGGCCATCCTGCTCGACGTCTACGGGGTCCACGGGGCAGAGCGCGAAGAGCTCATCGAGATGGCCAAGCACGCGCGTAAGCGCGGCTGGTGGCACCGGCACCGCCAAGCCCTCAAGCCCGGCTTCGACAGCTACATCGGGTTGGAGGCCGCCGCCTCGGTGGTGCGTACCTTCCAGACCAGCGTGGTCCCCGGCATCCTGCAAACCGAGGCCTATGCCAGGGCTGTCATCGAGCAGACAGCCATCTCCTCGGCCCCGGACATGGTGGACGAGAAAGTGCTGGTACGGATGTCCCGCCAGGAACTGATCACCCGTGAGGACGCCCCGCTCCAGGTTGTCGCCATCCTGGACGAGGCGGTCCTGCGCCGACAGGTCGGCGGCCCCGAAACAATGCACGAGCAGCTCCAACGCCTCATAGCCCTGGCTCAACACCCCAATGTGACCATCCGCGTGGTGCCCTTTGCCCACGGAGCCCACCCCGGGCTTGACGGGCAGTTCAACCTCCTCGAATTCCCCGAGCAGGCCGACCCTGATCTGGTCTACCTGGAGCAGGCGGGCAGCGGCCTGGTTCCGGAGGACCCCGAGGAAGTTCGCAGGTATACGCTGATGTTCGGGAGTCTGCTGGGCAGGGCGCTCAAGGCCAACGAAAGCCTCTCCTTCATGCGCGGGCTCCTGTCAGACGACCAGTAA
- a CDS encoding DUF397 domain-containing protein encodes MSAPHTPAHTSWHKSSYSTNGGDCVEVAEGHKVLIRDTQHREDGHLSFRSAEWFSLLSALKL; translated from the coding sequence ATGTCCGCGCCGCACACCCCCGCTCACACCTCGTGGCACAAGAGCAGCTACAGCACCAACGGTGGTGATTGCGTCGAGGTGGCCGAGGGCCACAAAGTCCTGATCCGCGACACCCAGCACCGGGAAGACGGACACCTCTCCTTCCGCAGTGCCGAGTGGTTCAGCCTCCTGAGCGCTCTCAAGCTCTGA
- a CDS encoding iron ABC transporter ATP-binding protein, which translates to MITLKGVRKEYSSEVAIGPVDLEIPKGGLTALVGPNGAGKSTLLTMVGRLLGIDEGAIEVAGYDVTKTPSKDLARIVSVLRQENHFITRLTVRQLVAFGRFPYSKGRLTVEDEEVVSRAIDFLDLTDLEDRYLDQLSGGQRQRAYVAMVLSQDTEYVLLDEPLNNLDMRHSVQMMKHLRRAAEELDRTIVIVLHDINFAGHYADHICAVKDGSVVEFGTPAQIMTDDVLTRVFETPVNVIDGPNGPLAVYY; encoded by the coding sequence GTGATCACCCTCAAAGGTGTACGCAAGGAGTACAGCAGCGAGGTCGCGATCGGCCCCGTGGACCTGGAGATCCCCAAGGGCGGCCTGACCGCGCTGGTGGGGCCGAACGGCGCCGGGAAGTCGACGCTGCTCACGATGGTGGGCCGCCTGCTCGGCATCGACGAGGGGGCCATCGAGGTCGCCGGGTACGACGTGACCAAGACGCCCTCCAAGGACCTGGCCAGGATCGTCTCGGTGCTGCGCCAGGAGAACCACTTCATCACCCGGCTGACCGTGCGCCAGCTGGTCGCCTTCGGGCGCTTCCCCTACTCCAAGGGGCGGCTGACCGTCGAGGACGAGGAGGTCGTGAGCCGGGCGATCGACTTCCTGGACCTCACCGACCTGGAGGACCGCTACCTCGACCAGCTCTCGGGCGGGCAGCGCCAGCGCGCCTACGTGGCGATGGTGCTCTCCCAGGACACCGAGTACGTGCTGCTGGACGAACCGCTCAACAACCTCGACATGCGCCACTCGGTGCAGATGATGAAGCACCTGCGCCGCGCGGCCGAGGAACTCGACCGGACCATCGTGATCGTGCTGCACGACATCAACTTCGCGGGCCACTACGCGGACCACATCTGCGCGGTCAAGGACGGCTCCGTGGTGGAGTTCGGCACCCCGGCGCAGATCATGACCGACGACGTCCTCACCCGGGTGTTCGAGACCCCGGTGAACGTCATCGACGGCCCGAACGGACCACTCGCGGTCTACTACTGA
- a CDS encoding ATP-binding protein, whose product MWSPRWAYFGGNTTDVARVREWSVRDALLRNGRGFWVELVFSELASNAVQHTATGEQHGRMWVGLELLSDQVVLLSVVDQGRKWGGPFSTPQLVDRQPGEMTPGGRGLWLVDRIAEYWWWEGELGMPLEMRAMVRLDREPDLGEAWYDLAS is encoded by the coding sequence GTGTGGTCGCCGCGATGGGCCTACTTCGGTGGCAACACCACGGACGTGGCGCGGGTGCGCGAGTGGTCCGTGCGCGATGCCCTACTCCGGAACGGGCGCGGGTTCTGGGTCGAGCTGGTCTTCAGCGAGCTGGCCAGCAACGCCGTCCAGCACACCGCGACCGGGGAGCAGCACGGCCGGATGTGGGTCGGCCTCGAACTCCTCAGCGACCAGGTCGTGCTGCTCAGCGTGGTCGACCAGGGCCGCAAGTGGGGCGGGCCCTTCTCCACACCGCAGCTCGTGGACCGGCAGCCCGGTGAGATGACCCCGGGCGGACGCGGGCTGTGGCTGGTGGACCGGATCGCCGAGTACTGGTGGTGGGAAGGCGAGCTGGGTATGCCGCTGGAGATGCGGGCCATGGTGCGGCTGGACCGGGAACCGGACCTGGGCGAGGCCTGGTACGACCTGGCCAGCTGA
- a CDS encoding DUF4287 domain-containing protein — MSFQAYLDTIEDKTGLVPRALVDLAKEKGYDDPSVKAGTIVTWLADDYGLGRGHAMALVHVIKKGPKIDAKHVGTSGSHRDASDELWLDGKATNPNRA, encoded by the coding sequence ATGTCGTTCCAGGCCTACTTGGACACCATCGAGGACAAGACCGGACTGGTGCCGCGCGCGCTGGTCGACCTCGCCAAGGAGAAGGGGTACGACGACCCCTCGGTCAAGGCGGGCACCATCGTCACGTGGCTGGCCGACGACTACGGGCTGGGCCGGGGCCACGCGATGGCGCTGGTCCACGTCATCAAGAAGGGCCCCAAGATCGACGCCAAGCACGTGGGCACCTCCGGCAGCCACCGGGACGCCTCCGATGAGCTCTGGTTGGACGGCAAGGCCACCAACCCGAACAGAGCCTGA
- a CDS encoding alpha/beta fold hydrolase, whose translation MTEAAIQGARVYRSEAAERLVRGWCEERLAEFTDLEALPRISTAIGPTRAFRFEGGSGAPVVVLSGTNFNSALSASPASDMTAERDVLLVDLPGQPGLSCGKRPRGHRARAYGAWFDEVLPELVDRPAIVLGHSLGAAVALASRPCSLVKGLVLVNPAGLTPAATSPELMRVTLPWMIGPREDKSTRLLNFMSGPSSRYPVHPFAHWMTMVGRYCRTSLAPGPLDTESLLAWQEKNVTVATGSDDVFFSPARLHGPARRFLNTGTHVLEGAGHLAPYEFPDKIRELVCGADS comes from the coding sequence ATGACCGAGGCCGCCATCCAAGGTGCGCGCGTCTACCGATCCGAGGCCGCCGAGAGGCTGGTTCGGGGCTGGTGCGAGGAACGGTTGGCCGAGTTCACCGACCTCGAAGCCCTGCCGCGGATCTCCACGGCCATCGGCCCGACCCGCGCCTTCCGCTTCGAGGGCGGTTCCGGAGCCCCGGTGGTCGTGCTGAGCGGTACGAACTTCAACAGCGCCCTCAGCGCCTCCCCCGCCTCCGACATGACGGCGGAGAGGGACGTACTCCTGGTGGACCTGCCCGGGCAGCCGGGGCTCAGCTGCGGCAAACGCCCCCGCGGTCATCGGGCCCGGGCCTACGGCGCCTGGTTCGACGAGGTGCTGCCCGAGCTCGTGGACCGTCCCGCGATCGTCCTGGGGCACTCCCTGGGAGCGGCGGTGGCACTGGCGAGTAGGCCGTGTTCCCTGGTCAAGGGTCTGGTGCTGGTCAACCCCGCCGGGCTGACCCCGGCGGCTACCTCCCCCGAACTGATGCGGGTCACGCTCCCCTGGATGATCGGCCCCCGGGAGGACAAGAGCACCCGGTTGTTGAACTTCATGAGCGGACCCTCCTCCCGGTACCCCGTCCACCCGTTCGCGCACTGGATGACGATGGTCGGCAGGTACTGCCGTACCAGTCTGGCGCCGGGGCCGCTGGACACCGAGTCGCTGCTCGCCTGGCAGGAGAAGAACGTCACCGTGGCGACAGGTTCGGACGACGTGTTCTTCTCCCCGGCCCGCCTGCACGGCCCCGCCCGCCGCTTCCTGAACACCGGAACCCACGTCCTGGAGGGGGCGGGCCACCTGGCCCCCTACGAGTTCCCGGACAAGATCCGCGAGCTGGTCTGCGGGGCCGACTCCTGA
- a CDS encoding ABC transporter ATP-binding protein, translated as MAEAVGADEVISVADLSVRYRGAEGDAVRQMDFTVTAGEVFGFLGPSGAGKSTVQRVLTRLLRGYEGSVSVLGRPLTEWGRGYYEQIGVGFELPAEFTRLTARENLEAFASLYRGPAADPAGLLERVDLAEAADQRLSTFSKGMRMRLSLARALLNRPRLLFLDEPTSGQDPVRAARLREVVRAEADRGATVFLTTHDMRTAEDLCDRLAFVVDGRIAAVDTPDGFRRRYGHPGVVAEYVTGGRTRRRTFGLADLGAGGELSDLVASGAVTTLHTREATLDDVFAEVTRVRL; from the coding sequence ATGGCTGAGGCGGTCGGCGCAGACGAAGTCATCTCCGTGGCGGACCTGAGCGTGCGCTACCGCGGGGCCGAAGGGGACGCGGTGCGTCAGATGGACTTCACCGTGACGGCCGGGGAGGTCTTCGGCTTCCTCGGCCCCTCCGGGGCCGGCAAGTCCACGGTCCAACGCGTCCTGACCCGGCTGCTGCGCGGTTACGAAGGCAGCGTGAGCGTGCTCGGCAGACCGCTCACGGAATGGGGCAGGGGCTACTACGAGCAGATCGGTGTCGGGTTCGAGCTGCCCGCCGAGTTCACCCGCCTCACCGCGAGGGAGAACCTGGAGGCGTTCGCCTCCCTCTACCGCGGCCCCGCGGCGGACCCCGCCGGGCTGTTGGAGCGCGTCGACCTGGCGGAGGCCGCGGACCAGCGGCTGAGTACCTTCTCCAAGGGGATGAGGATGCGCCTGAGCCTGGCCCGGGCCCTGCTCAACCGTCCACGCCTGCTCTTCCTGGACGAGCCCACCTCGGGTCAGGACCCCGTACGCGCGGCGCGGCTGCGCGAGGTCGTCCGGGCCGAGGCGGACCGGGGCGCCACCGTCTTCCTCACCACCCACGACATGCGTACCGCCGAGGACCTGTGCGACCGGCTGGCCTTCGTCGTCGACGGCCGGATCGCCGCCGTCGACACCCCTGACGGCTTCCGCCGCCGCTACGGCCACCCCGGCGTGGTGGCCGAGTACGTGACCGGTGGCCGCACCCGCCGACGCACCTTCGGCCTCGCGGACCTGGGTGCGGGCGGTGAGCTGTCCGACCTCGTGGCCTCGGGGGCGGTCACGACCCTGCACACCCGCGAGGCCACCCTCGACGACGTCTTCGCCGAGGTCACCAGGGTCCGGCTGTGA
- a CDS encoding alkyl/aryl-sulfatase — MTELRYEDRTDFENADRGFVAKLTPGVVRDARGNVVWDIDAFSFLEGERPDSVDPSLWRQSQLCAKQGLYEVAEGIYQVRALDLSNMTLIEGEHGVIVVDPLISAETAAAGLALYREHRGERPVTGLLYTHSHLDHFGGALGVVDPERDDVPILAPEGFLEHSVVENVYAGPAMLRRGMYYSGANLGIGPAGVVGMGLGPTVSTGTPGLVPPTVDISRTGQEEVVDGVRFVFQMTPGTEAPSEMNFLLPDHRALCMAENATHNMHNILTLRGAVVRDARIWSRYLNEAIQRFADRADVLFASHHWPTWGREKIVGYLSEQRDLYAYMHDQTLRLLNQGLTGPEIAEELRLPEGLEGAWSTRGYYGSLSHNVKAIFQRYLGWYDGNPSSLWEHPPTESAKRYVDTIGGIGAVLAKARAYAEEGDLRFAAQLLKHAVFAEPSNPDAREQLASVYQRLGEGAENATWRNCYLTGASELRDGVVKTELGSSSLAAMLTVTQLLDTISIRVNGPEAAGTALTIDWNITDLGESYRSQLSNGAFVHWPVQGSEGGPDADLTLTLTKPQFLGLLANGDTAGLDHSGDLGAVHKLMGVLDQPDPNFAIVTP, encoded by the coding sequence GTGACCGAGCTCAGGTACGAGGACAGGACCGACTTCGAGAACGCCGACCGCGGCTTCGTCGCCAAACTGACCCCCGGTGTGGTCCGCGACGCCCGGGGCAACGTGGTGTGGGACATCGACGCCTTCTCCTTCCTGGAGGGAGAGCGCCCCGACTCCGTCGACCCGAGCCTGTGGCGCCAGTCCCAGCTGTGCGCCAAACAGGGGCTGTACGAGGTCGCCGAAGGGATCTACCAGGTCCGGGCGCTGGACCTGTCCAACATGACCCTGATCGAGGGCGAGCACGGGGTGATCGTCGTCGACCCGCTCATCTCGGCGGAGACCGCCGCGGCGGGGCTGGCCCTGTACCGGGAGCACCGCGGTGAGCGGCCCGTGACGGGGCTGCTCTACACCCACTCGCACCTGGATCACTTCGGCGGTGCCCTCGGGGTGGTCGACCCGGAGCGGGACGACGTGCCGATCCTCGCTCCGGAGGGCTTCCTGGAGCACTCCGTGGTGGAGAACGTCTACGCCGGGCCCGCCATGCTGCGGCGGGGCATGTACTACTCGGGCGCGAACCTGGGGATCGGCCCCGCCGGGGTGGTCGGCATGGGGCTGGGGCCGACCGTGTCGACGGGCACGCCCGGCCTGGTACCGCCGACAGTGGACATCAGCCGCACCGGCCAGGAAGAGGTCGTGGACGGGGTCCGGTTCGTCTTCCAGATGACGCCCGGCACCGAGGCCCCCTCGGAGATGAACTTCCTGCTGCCCGACCACCGGGCCCTGTGCATGGCGGAGAACGCCACCCACAACATGCACAACATCCTCACCCTGCGCGGCGCGGTGGTGCGCGACGCCCGGATCTGGTCGCGCTACCTCAACGAGGCGATCCAGCGCTTCGCCGACCGCGCGGACGTGCTGTTCGCCTCCCACCACTGGCCGACCTGGGGCCGCGAGAAGATCGTGGGCTACCTGTCCGAACAGCGCGACCTGTACGCCTACATGCACGACCAGACGCTGCGCCTGCTCAACCAGGGGCTCACCGGCCCGGAGATCGCGGAGGAACTGCGGTTGCCGGAAGGGCTGGAGGGGGCCTGGAGCACCCGGGGCTACTACGGTTCGCTGTCGCACAACGTGAAGGCGATCTTCCAGCGCTACCTGGGCTGGTACGACGGCAACCCGTCCTCGCTCTGGGAGCACCCGCCCACGGAGAGCGCGAAGAGGTACGTGGACACGATCGGCGGGATCGGCGCCGTGCTGGCCAAGGCCCGCGCCTACGCCGAGGAGGGCGACCTGCGGTTCGCCGCCCAGCTGCTCAAGCACGCCGTGTTCGCGGAACCGTCGAACCCCGACGCCAGGGAGCAGCTCGCCTCGGTCTACCAGCGGCTCGGCGAGGGAGCGGAGAACGCCACCTGGCGCAACTGCTACCTCACCGGCGCGAGCGAACTGCGCGACGGGGTGGTGAAGACGGAGCTCGGTTCGTCGAGCCTGGCCGCCATGCTCACCGTCACGCAGCTGTTGGACACGATCTCCATCCGGGTGAACGGCCCCGAGGCCGCCGGGACGGCGCTGACCATCGACTGGAACATCACCGACCTCGGGGAGAGCTACCGCTCCCAGCTGTCCAACGGAGCCTTCGTGCACTGGCCGGTCCAGGGGAGCGAAGGCGGCCCGGACGCCGACCTGACCCTGACCCTGACCAAACCGCAGTTCCTCGGCCTGCTCGCGAACGGGGACACCGCCGGACTCGACCACAGCGGCGACCTGGGCGCCGTCCACAAGCTCATGGGCGTGCTGGACCAGCCCGACCCCAACTTCGCGATCGTCACGCCCTGA